The Bacillota bacterium genome contains the following window.
CGGGATTCTCGTACGATAGCCTGCAAAGCATGATGGCGTCGGGAGATACGCAGCAACGCCACGAACATGCGCACCGCATCGCGCAGCAAACGCACTTTAGAACCCTCGCGGTGCATCCAGTGCACGGGCACCTCCGCTATCCGGTATCCGAGACGCAAAGCGACATGCAGTACCTCGATGTCGAAGCTGAAACCGTTTTCCTCGCATCGCGAGAATATCTCTCGTGCCGCTTCCCGCCGGAACAGTTTGAAACCGCATTGCGTGTCATGGATGCCCGGCACCGCCAGCAGTTGTACCATCAGGTTGAAACTGCGTCCGGCGAACTCCCGGTACCAGGGCTGCCGAACGACCAGCTTCGCGCCTCGCACTGCTCGCGAGGCGATAGCGATATCGTAACCCTCCCTCAGCCTGGCAGCGAGGTTTGGCAGCTCCTCGATGGGAGTGGCTAAATCCGCGTCAGAAAAGAGTAGCCACTCCCCGCGAGATTGCAGAACACCGGTTCGCACCGCGTACCCCTTGCCCCGATTGGGCTGATAAGAGAGGAGACGAACCTCAGGATGCTGTTGCGCGAACTCCTGAACGATGGACGGAGTGCGGTCGGTGGAACCATCATCCACCACAATCAGCTCAAACTGGGGGAAACGCTCTTTCAGGTAGTCGTACATGACAGGCAGGGTATCGCCCAGCCGGTTCTCCTCATTGTAGGCAGGTACCACCACCGAGATGGCTGGCATCTCGGTAGGGGACAGCGGGATGGTCTCACTCAAAGGCGTCTATCCTCGCTACCAAGGGTTTATACATCGTCCCTTTCATTATACCACTTCTCCCACAGTCTGGCAGAAGGGTCACACAGCCATCGTGCAGATGGGGGGAGGAGGTATCCCCTGCAGGGGGATCGTCCTCCTCCCGAGCAGGACGACCGCTTACAGCTTCATCGCTGTGGATTTCGATGCCTGACGCACTTCCTCTGCTGTAACCTCGCGCCCCAGCTGGTCGGACAGGTAAATGCCCTCGCTGATGAGCATGGTTGCCAGAGCGATTTCGGCGGTTGGTAGCAGCTCTACCCGTCCCTGCAGCCCGGCTATCCAGTGGTGCTGCGGCGAGTCATAAGCATCGGTGTTCTCAAACAGCTGATGCCAGCGCCAGTCTGCGCTGTTGAGATCGAAGGTGGCGTTCATATCCATATCGGCTACCGTGCTGAAATAGCCGAAGGGATTCAGGCGAATGCCCCCTTTGGAGCCGACGATGCAGCTGCCCTCGAAGCCGTCGAGGTGAACTGCCCACGCCTCGATGATGTCAATCGTCACTCCGTCCGCACACTTGACAAAGCCCAACCCCAGCTCTTCCACATCGTAGCCACTGATTTCGCGGCGGCGAGGGTCCATATCAGTCTCCTGATAGACCTTTCCGCTGATGCGTTCCACCTGTGGCAAGC
Protein-coding sequences here:
- a CDS encoding glycosyltransferase family 2 protein, encoding MPAISVVVPAYNEENRLGDTLPVMYDYLKERFPQFELIVVDDGSTDRTPSIVQEFAQQHPEVRLLSYQPNRGKGYAVRTGVLQSRGEWLLFSDADLATPIEELPNLAARLREGYDIAIASRAVRGAKLVVRQPWYREFAGRSFNLMVQLLAVPGIHDTQCGFKLFRREAAREIFSRCEENGFSFDIEVLHVALRLGYRIAEVPVHWMHREGSKVRLLRDAVRMFVALLRISRRHHALQAIVRESRQAP